One Bosea sp. 685 DNA segment encodes these proteins:
- the flgG gene encoding flagellar basal-body rod protein FlgG: MRALQTAATGMMAQELNVQVISNNIANVRTTGYKRQTVHFQDLLYENFRRAGSATSDQSTMVPAGTFVGSGVKTTSTGRVMSQGNLSSTEKEYDVGIRGEGFFKIRMPDGRTTYTRDGSFDLDAQGQLVTRDGYIVEPGITVPNNATSVSINAQGTVEVQLPGQTAPQTLGQLQLTRFINKVGLESMGDNLFVETAASGPAIDGVGGGEGFGTLQQNYLEEGNVQAVTELTTLIAAQRAYEMNSKVITAADQMMSATTSMFRG, encoded by the coding sequence ATGCGCGCCCTGCAGACAGCCGCCACCGGCATGATGGCCCAGGAACTCAACGTCCAGGTCATCTCGAACAACATCGCCAACGTGCGCACCACTGGTTACAAGCGCCAGACCGTGCATTTTCAGGATCTTCTCTATGAGAATTTCCGGCGCGCCGGATCGGCCACCTCCGACCAGAGCACGATGGTTCCGGCCGGCACCTTCGTCGGCTCCGGCGTCAAGACGACGTCGACCGGGCGCGTCATGAGCCAGGGCAACCTGTCGTCGACGGAAAAAGAGTACGACGTCGGCATCCGCGGCGAGGGCTTCTTCAAGATCCGCATGCCCGATGGCCGCACGACTTATACGCGCGACGGCTCCTTCGACCTCGACGCCCAGGGCCAGCTCGTGACCCGCGACGGCTACATAGTCGAGCCTGGCATCACGGTTCCCAACAACGCAACCAGCGTCAGCATCAACGCGCAGGGCACGGTCGAAGTCCAGCTTCCCGGTCAGACCGCGCCGCAGACGCTGGGCCAGCTCCAACTCACCCGCTTCATCAACAAGGTCGGTCTCGAATCGATGGGCGACAACCTGTTCGTCGAGACCGCGGCCTCGGGGCCGGCGATCGACGGCGTCGGCGGCGGCGAGGGCTTCGGCACGCTGCAGCAGAACTATCTCGAAGAAGGCAACGTCCAGGCTGTGACCGAGCTCACCACCCTGATCGCGGCTCAGCGCGCCTATGAGATGAACTCCAAGGTCATCACCGCCGCTGACCAGATGATGTCGGCGACGACGTCGATGTTCCGCGGCTAG
- the flgA gene encoding flagellar basal body P-ring formation chaperone FlgA: protein MIRLSTLLAAVALAGTAFAAQPHPAARAGAGAGAVAAIVAPPPQQPPAPTPVRKPFLRPELTLTSELVSFGDLLSGLSSDAAATPGFRAPALGETGTIQVSRIMEAARAAGIIRDASDIESHGFAQVIVTRAARRLMASDLEAAVKTGLQERFGVDARALALAIDGGAPAIAIEPELTGDVTVLDLGYDARSRRVQARLIVPGSAAMRLKPIRITGQMVDTIEVVVPRRSIARGETLSAADVIVERRPRDGQATELIGDAKAAVDKVARRALTVGMPLRVGDVQREEIVGKGDLVTIVYEAPGLLISMRGKSGEAGAMGDVITITNPQSKRVLQGTVSGPGRVSVKSSAIGRVASAP, encoded by the coding sequence ATGATCCGCTTATCGACCCTCCTCGCTGCCGTCGCGCTGGCTGGTACGGCGTTCGCCGCCCAGCCTCATCCAGCCGCTCGCGCCGGGGCCGGGGCCGGCGCCGTCGCAGCGATCGTCGCGCCGCCGCCGCAACAGCCGCCGGCTCCGACGCCGGTGCGCAAACCCTTCCTGCGTCCGGAGCTCACGCTCACGAGCGAGCTCGTCAGCTTTGGCGATCTGCTCTCGGGATTGTCGAGCGACGCTGCCGCGACACCCGGTTTCCGGGCTCCTGCACTTGGCGAGACCGGCACGATCCAGGTCAGCCGCATCATGGAGGCGGCGCGTGCCGCCGGCATCATTCGCGACGCCAGCGACATCGAGAGCCATGGCTTCGCGCAGGTGATCGTGACCCGTGCCGCGCGCCGCCTGATGGCGTCCGATCTCGAGGCGGCGGTAAAGACCGGGCTCCAGGAGCGTTTCGGGGTCGATGCCCGGGCGCTGGCGCTTGCGATCGATGGCGGTGCGCCGGCGATCGCGATCGAGCCCGAATTGACCGGCGACGTGACGGTGCTCGATCTCGGTTATGACGCCCGCTCGCGCCGTGTGCAGGCCCGGCTGATCGTACCAGGCAGCGCGGCGATGCGCCTGAAGCCCATCCGCATCACCGGCCAGATGGTCGACACCATCGAGGTCGTGGTGCCGCGCCGCAGCATCGCCCGCGGGGAAACGTTGAGCGCGGCCGATGTTATCGTCGAGCGCCGTCCGCGCGACGGGCAGGCGACCGAACTCATCGGCGACGCGAAGGCGGCCGTCGACAAGGTGGCGCGGCGCGCGCTCACTGTCGGCATGCCGCTGCGCGTCGGTGACGTGCAGCGCGAGGAGATCGTCGGGAAGGGCGATCTCGTCACCATCGTCTACGAGGCGCCCGGCCTGCTCATCTCGATGCGCGGCAAGTCCGGCGAGGCCGGCGCGATGGGCGATGTCATCACCATCACCAATCCCCAATCCAAGCGCGTGCTGCAGGGCACGGTCAGCGGGCCCGGGCGGGTTTCCGTCAAAAGCTCCGCCATCGGCCGTGTCGCCAGCGCTCCCTGA
- the flgH gene encoding flagellar basal body L-ring protein FlgH has protein sequence MTSRILVRLFGLLALGVALSACGAADRLANVGQAPALSAIEDPTAVKGYKPVQMPMPAVEHASFAPNSLWRTGSRAFFKDQRARVVGDLVTVKVKVTDKAQLDNTTKRSRKNGEDAGADNILGYENKLPNGATAGSLLKLDSTASSEGVGSVRRAETLATNVAAVVTQTLPNGNLVVEGKQEIRVNFEVRELIVAGVIRPEDIESDNTIDSTKIAQARIAYGGRGQLTDVQQPRYGQQVMDILLPF, from the coding sequence ATGACCTCACGCATTCTCGTCAGACTTTTCGGGCTCCTTGCCCTCGGTGTCGCTCTCAGCGCCTGTGGCGCGGCCGACCGGCTCGCCAATGTCGGCCAGGCGCCGGCCCTCTCCGCGATCGAGGATCCAACGGCGGTGAAGGGCTACAAGCCCGTGCAGATGCCGATGCCGGCGGTGGAGCACGCCTCCTTCGCGCCGAACTCGCTCTGGCGCACCGGCTCGCGCGCCTTCTTCAAGGATCAGCGCGCACGGGTGGTCGGCGATCTCGTGACGGTCAAGGTCAAGGTCACCGACAAGGCCCAGCTCGACAACACGACCAAGCGCAGCCGCAAGAACGGCGAGGATGCGGGCGCCGACAATATCCTCGGCTACGAGAACAAGCTGCCTAACGGCGCCACTGCCGGCTCGCTCCTGAAGCTCGATTCGACCGCTTCGAGCGAGGGCGTGGGCTCGGTGCGTCGCGCCGAGACCCTGGCGACGAATGTCGCTGCCGTGGTCACGCAGACCCTGCCTAACGGCAATCTGGTGGTTGAGGGCAAGCAGGAGATCCGGGTCAATTTCGAAGTGCGCGAGTTGATCGTCGCCGGCGTGATCCGGCCCGAGGACATCGAATCGGACAACACTATCGATTCGACCAAGATCGCCCAGGCCCGGATCGCCTATGGCGGGCGCGGCCAGCTCACCGATGTCCAGCAGCCGCGCTATGGCCAGCAGGTCATGGATATCCTGCTGCCCTTCTAA
- the dksA gene encoding RNA polymerase-binding protein DksA, which translates to MSKQIILEADYKPTDSEPFMNERQREYFRSKLLSWKNEILKEAKETLVTLQSESENHPDIADRASSETDRAIELRARDRQRKLIAKIESAIARIDEGSYGYCEDTGEPISLKRLEARPIATLSLEAQERHERNERVFRDD; encoded by the coding sequence ATGTCGAAGCAAATCATTCTCGAAGCGGACTACAAACCCACCGACAGCGAGCCGTTCATGAACGAGCGGCAGCGCGAGTATTTCCGCAGCAAGCTGCTGTCCTGGAAGAATGAGATTCTGAAGGAAGCAAAGGAAACACTCGTCACTCTGCAGAGCGAAAGCGAGAACCACCCCGACATCGCCGACCGCGCCTCCTCCGAAACCGACCGCGCCATCGAGCTGCGCGCCCGCGATCGCCAGCGCAAGCTGATCGCCAAGATCGAATCCGCCATCGCCCGCATCGACGAGGGCTCCTATGGCTATTGCGAGGACACCGGCGAGCCGATCTCCCTGAAGCGCCTCGAAGCCCGGCCGATCGCGACACTCTCGCTGGAAGCGCAGGAACGTCACGAGCGCAATGAGCGTGTATTCCGCGACGATTAG
- a CDS encoding MBOAT family O-acyltransferase, which yields MLFNSFAFLLGFLPLALGLHWLAERFAPQWRLPVLVALSFTFYGYWDWRFVPLLALSIGLNWLIAEAFQKTRAGALITLAIILNLAALALFKYVNFFADLAGMIPGFATPRLDLALPLGISFFTFHHVMYLTDLRRGEAPRYDLVRYALYIAFFPQVLAGPLVRWREIMHQFEERPYQRPDAAERIARGLLLLTAGLAKKVLLGDPLAEYANPVFAAAAVGKVVSMAEAWQGMLAFTFQIYFDFSGYTDMALGLALLFGIVLPQNFEAPYRSTSIQDFWRRWHMTLSRFLRDYLYIWLGGSRHGLPTQVWALFATMALGGLWHGAGLTYVAWGVAHGLALIVALLWRRAELPMPKPLGWLLTFVFVMLCWVVFRATSFEAALTIYKGLLGLAPAGTGFKWRALLPAAAFACLGPTAWTLVQRLPPVRWIAVIAAILFVIVLFKIGDDANYEFIYFQF from the coding sequence ATGCTCTTCAACTCCTTCGCTTTCCTGCTCGGCTTCCTGCCGCTCGCACTCGGCCTGCATTGGCTCGCCGAGCGCTTTGCGCCGCAGTGGCGGCTGCCCGTGCTGGTGGCGCTGTCCTTCACCTTCTACGGCTACTGGGACTGGCGTTTCGTGCCGTTGCTCGCGCTCTCGATCGGGCTGAACTGGCTCATCGCCGAAGCGTTCCAGAAGACCAGGGCGGGCGCGCTGATCACGCTGGCGATCATCTTGAACCTCGCCGCACTTGCGCTGTTCAAATACGTCAACTTCTTCGCCGATCTCGCTGGAATGATTCCAGGATTTGCGACGCCGCGGCTCGATCTCGCGCTGCCGCTCGGCATCTCCTTCTTCACCTTCCACCACGTCATGTACCTGACCGATCTCAGGCGCGGCGAGGCACCGCGCTACGATCTGGTGCGTTACGCGCTCTATATCGCCTTCTTCCCGCAGGTGCTGGCGGGGCCGTTGGTGCGCTGGCGCGAGATCATGCACCAGTTCGAGGAGCGGCCCTATCAGCGGCCCGATGCAGCCGAGCGGATCGCGCGCGGCCTGCTGCTGCTGACCGCCGGCCTCGCCAAGAAGGTGCTGCTTGGTGACCCGCTGGCCGAATACGCCAACCCGGTCTTCGCCGCCGCCGCCGTCGGAAAGGTCGTCAGCATGGCGGAGGCCTGGCAAGGCATGCTCGCCTTCACCTTCCAGATCTATTTCGACTTTTCCGGCTACACCGACATGGCGCTCGGGCTGGCGCTGCTCTTCGGCATCGTGCTGCCGCAGAATTTCGAGGCGCCCTATCGTTCGACGAGCATCCAGGATTTCTGGCGGCGCTGGCATATGACGCTGTCGCGCTTCCTGCGCGACTACCTCTATATCTGGCTCGGCGGCTCCCGACATGGCCTGCCGACCCAGGTCTGGGCGCTGTTTGCGACCATGGCGCTGGGCGGGCTCTGGCACGGCGCGGGGCTCACCTATGTTGCCTGGGGCGTCGCGCATGGCCTCGCCCTGATCGTGGCGCTGCTCTGGCGGCGCGCCGAACTGCCGATGCCCAAGCCGCTTGGCTGGCTCCTGACCTTCGTCTTCGTCATGCTGTGCTGGGTAGTCTTCCGCGCCACGAGTTTTGAGGCGGCATTGACGATCTATAAGGGGCTGCTCGGCCTGGCTCCGGCGGGGACGGGCTTCAAATGGCGCGCGCTGCTGCCGGCCGCTGCCTTCGCGTGTCTTGGACCCACGGCCTGGACGCTCGTGCAGCGGCTGCCCCCAGTGCGCTGGATTGCGGTGATTGCGGCGATCCTCTTCGTCATCGTCCTGTTCAAGATCGGTGACGACGCCAATTATGAATTCATCTACTTCCAGTTCTGA
- a CDS encoding CerR family C-terminal domain-containing protein — protein sequence MKLASGNDQGAREALMRAGLDLFGRHGFDAISIRQIAQAAGVNSAGIAYHFGGKDGLRQACAAAIVATMKERVFGAAATMPPLEGLPPEAAVELLVAVVSRVTAFAARVPESETIARFVVREMMEPTSAFETLYEGLVGPVHGRLCTLWAVAAGLEAEAQATKLAVFAMVGQVLYFRLARPAVMRRMGWSDIGEAESEAIATVIRANVRASIAAMREGQP from the coding sequence ATGAAACTAGCCTCCGGCAACGACCAAGGCGCTCGCGAAGCGTTGATGCGCGCCGGGCTCGACCTGTTCGGGCGGCACGGCTTTGATGCGATCTCGATCCGCCAGATCGCGCAGGCGGCCGGGGTCAACAGTGCCGGCATCGCCTATCATTTCGGTGGCAAAGACGGACTGCGTCAGGCTTGCGCCGCGGCCATCGTCGCCACGATGAAGGAGCGGGTCTTCGGGGCCGCCGCGACCATGCCGCCGCTGGAAGGGCTCCCGCCGGAGGCGGCGGTGGAGCTCTTGGTTGCGGTCGTGAGCCGGGTTACGGCCTTTGCGGCGCGCGTGCCGGAGAGCGAGACCATCGCCCGCTTCGTCGTGCGCGAGATGATGGAGCCGACCTCGGCGTTCGAGACGCTCTATGAGGGGCTGGTCGGCCCGGTCCATGGTCGTCTTTGCACGCTCTGGGCTGTCGCGGCCGGCCTCGAGGCCGAGGCGCAGGCGACCAAGCTCGCCGTCTTCGCGATGGTCGGGCAGGTACTCTATTTCCGGCTGGCCCGGCCGGCCGTGATGCGGCGCATGGGCTGGAGCGACATCGGCGAGGCCGAGAGCGAGGCGATCGCCACCGTCATCCGCGCCAATGTCCGGGCCAGCATCGCCGCCATGCGGGAGGGGCAGCCATGA
- a CDS encoding HlyD family secretion protein, with protein MIAEFICSFSIAASLAFCGPPTTRIAGYVEGEYVRLGPIDTARIESVAVRRGERVAPGAVVAVLQADDAQNAVAESDARLVQAKAQLANLLSGRRPEEIAVIEASAASSQAQEREADRALERRQDLFRRGVSTQADLDQAQTARDVAAANVRQSAANLAVARLPAREEEIKAAQNQVTQAQAALAQAKWRLLQRRLVAPAAGIVTDLVRYPGELAGPAAPVLTFLPDGAIKLMVYVPEALLAGTRVGTLLDIRCSGCPSGLSATVSYVAQEPEFTPPVIYSAETRQKLVYLVEARPEGAQAAKLQPGQIIDVVLRGRR; from the coding sequence ATGATCGCTGAATTCATCTGTTCTTTTAGCATTGCTGCCTCACTCGCCTTCTGCGGGCCGCCGACGACGCGCATCGCCGGCTATGTCGAAGGCGAATATGTTCGCCTCGGCCCGATCGATACCGCCCGGATCGAGAGCGTCGCGGTCAGGCGCGGCGAGCGCGTCGCGCCCGGTGCCGTCGTCGCGGTGCTGCAGGCCGATGATGCGCAAAATGCCGTCGCCGAGAGCGATGCCCGACTGGTGCAGGCCAAGGCCCAGCTTGCCAATCTGCTCAGCGGTCGGCGGCCGGAAGAGATCGCCGTGATCGAGGCGAGTGCGGCCTCCTCCCAGGCGCAGGAGCGCGAGGCCGACCGGGCGCTGGAGCGGCGGCAGGACCTTTTTCGTCGCGGCGTCTCGACCCAGGCCGATCTCGACCAGGCGCAGACGGCGCGCGACGTCGCGGCCGCCAATGTACGCCAGAGCGCTGCCAATCTCGCGGTTGCCCGGTTGCCGGCGCGCGAGGAGGAGATCAAGGCGGCACAGAATCAGGTGACGCAGGCGCAGGCCGCTCTCGCCCAGGCGAAATGGCGCCTGTTGCAGCGAAGGCTCGTTGCGCCGGCGGCCGGGATCGTCACCGATCTCGTGCGCTATCCCGGCGAACTCGCGGGTCCGGCGGCGCCGGTGCTGACCTTCCTGCCGGACGGGGCGATCAAGCTGATGGTCTATGTGCCGGAGGCGCTGCTGGCCGGCACCCGTGTCGGGACGCTGCTCGACATCCGTTGCAGCGGCTGTCCGTCCGGTCTGTCCGCCACGGTGTCCTATGTCGCGCAGGAGCCGGAATTCACGCCGCCGGTGATCTATTCGGCCGAGACCCGGCAGAAGCTGGTCTATCTGGTCGAGGCCCGGCCGGAAGGCGCGCAGGCGGCGAAGCTTCAGCCGGGTCAGATCATCGATGTCGTGCTGCGGGGCCGACGATGA
- a CDS encoding ABC transporter ATP-binding protein, with protein sequence MNVIEVKGLTKRFGTRTVVDNVDLTVATGEIVGFLGPNGSGKTTTIRLICGLLTPDAGEGTVLGLDVRRDSAAIKRQVGYMTQKFSFYEDLTIEENLTFVARLYELKPVQDAVARTLDGLGLTSRKDQLAGTLSGGWKQRLALAACIMHQPKLLLLDEPTAGVDPKARREFWDEIHRLAGDGLTVLVSTHYMDEAERCHRIGYIAYGKMLATGTVEEVVRGSGLVTFVVHGPLTAAQIRELSMVDGVEQVAPFGTTLHVVGSDRGKLEAALAPLKAQQGVRVEPGETSLEDVFIKFMTGAQARAA encoded by the coding sequence ATGAACGTCATCGAGGTCAAGGGGCTGACCAAGCGCTTCGGTACCCGCACCGTCGTCGACAATGTCGATCTCACGGTCGCGACGGGCGAGATCGTCGGCTTCCTCGGCCCCAACGGCTCGGGCAAGACGACGACGATCCGGCTGATCTGCGGGCTGCTGACGCCCGATGCCGGCGAGGGCACGGTGCTTGGTCTCGACGTCAGGCGCGACAGCGCCGCGATCAAGCGCCAGGTCGGCTACATGACGCAGAAATTCTCCTTCTACGAGGATCTGACGATCGAGGAGAATCTGACCTTCGTCGCGCGGCTCTACGAGTTGAAGCCTGTGCAGGATGCGGTGGCGCGGACGCTCGATGGCCTTGGCCTGACCTCGCGCAAGGACCAGCTCGCCGGCACGCTGTCTGGCGGCTGGAAGCAGCGACTGGCGCTCGCCGCCTGCATCATGCACCAGCCGAAATTGCTCCTGCTCGACGAGCCGACGGCTGGCGTCGATCCCAAGGCGCGGCGCGAGTTCTGGGACGAGATCCACCGGCTCGCCGGCGACGGCCTGACGGTGCTCGTCTCGACGCATTACATGGACGAGGCCGAGCGCTGCCACCGCATCGGCTACATCGCTTATGGCAAGATGCTGGCCACCGGCACGGTCGAGGAGGTGGTGCGGGGCTCGGGGCTGGTCACCTTCGTGGTGCATGGCCCATTGACTGCAGCCCAGATCCGCGAACTCTCAATGGTCGATGGCGTCGAGCAGGTCGCGCCCTTCGGTACGACACTGCATGTCGTCGGTAGCGACAGGGGCAAGCTCGAGGCAGCGCTGGCGCCGCTGAAGGCGCAGCAAGGGGTCCGCGTCGAGCCCGGCGAGACCAGCCTCGAGGACGTCTTCATCAAGTTCATGACCGGTGCTCAGGCGAGGGCGGCATGA